In a genomic window of Narcine bancroftii isolate sNarBan1 chromosome 7, sNarBan1.hap1, whole genome shotgun sequence:
- the LOC138738926 gene encoding uncharacterized protein: MKKVQDNIKNLNRDINVLGQISEDQKELMVGVLKEVEKITTTLSGEIKAEGMVIGVKDEKCSTDEETRYDPPWEGSKRKRLGREKNRHAYLDIVRTKEKDVKQLNYGRKDYLRDERDQYTFDPETLEADRDSDSVEEESEQGGINKCMPRVKKEQKSPKLRYQCPLLITGRGTQKYVPWSRMDLESLMKKLPPLSNGASPWISCFERETCQEQLALADVRTIMIKLKAEGALKQIEKIVRSSKLGDEIEFNPLRNKFWEALRETFPTPYSLNALVTLQLKEGETAHEYFTRAWDLWETGTGERPDHSPLGRAHFRNGVINGLPATVQAKLRDIVGLETMSEDLWKRHLTHAIKRHRQSEHAKSESASQKEVDKTTDKLVRAIEHIGVKLAAQQIVPQVMGPVINPGPQVRNGWERQLGTMYRGEHVVCWYCQNPGHYQRNCPEAGRARGKRLPSMRGYRGRGGNLRGQARGRGGHIDGPQRIGGWQSDQQVQAPQCNDYIEEGAEFDY, translated from the coding sequence atgaaaaaggttcaggataacattaaaaacttaaacagagatattaatgtgctggggcagatcagtgaggatcaaaaagaattaatggtaggtgtattgaaggaagtggaaaagataactacaacactgtcaggagaaattaaagctgaaggaatggtaataggagtaaaggacgaaaagtgtagtacagatgaggaaacgagatacgatccaccatgggagggaagtaaaaggaaaagactcgggagggagaaaaatagacatgcctacctggacatagttaggacaaaagagaaagatgtgaaacaactaaactatggccgaaaagattatcttagagatgaacgtgaccaatatacctttgaccctgagacattagaagctgatagggacagtgacagtgtcgaagaagagtcagaacaaggtgggataaataaatgcatgccaagagtaaagaaggagcagaaatccccaaaattgagatatcaatgcccattactgatcacgggacggggaactcaaaaatatgtaccctggtcacgaatggacttagagagtttaatgaaaaaactacctccgttgagtaatggggctagtccatggatttcttgttttgagcgagaaacctgccaagaacaattagcactcgcagatgtcagaactatcatgataaaattaaaggcagaaggggccctgaagcaaatagagaaaattgtaagaagcagtaaattgggggatgaaatagaatttaacccacttcggaataaattttgggaagcacttagagaaacatttcctacaccctatagtttgaatgccttggtaacccttcaactaaaggaaggagagactgcacacgagtatttcactcgagcatgggacttatgggaaacagggactggagaaagacccgaccacagccccttaggaagggctcactttcgtaatggggtaataaacggactacctgctacggttcaagcaaaattaagggacattgtgggattagagacaatgtcagaggatttgtggaaaagacacctgacacatgcaatcaaacgacatcgtcaatcagagcatgctaagtcagaaagtgcgtcccagaaggaggtggacaaaacaaccgataaattggtgagagccatagaacatataggggttaaattagcggcccaacagatagtcccacaggtcatggggccagtgataaatccgggaccccaagtaagaaatggttgggaaagacagctaggtacaatgtatagaggggaacatgtagtatgctggtactgccaaaatcctggacactaccagcggaactgtccggaggctgggagagcaaggggaaaaagattaccctctatgagaggctatcggggaagaggaggaaacttaagaggacaagcaaggggtaggggtggacacattgatgggccccagagaatcggggggtggcagagtgatcaacaagtccaggcacctcagtgtaatgactatattgaggaaggtgctgaatttgattattga